The window CTGAGCAGATGGGTAGTGTGATGATGACTAATGAGAACCCACTAGAGAAAGGAGAAAGTTAGAGAGGGTTTTAGAGAGCCGATTATGAAGCCATGAATAAGGGTTTACATCAACCCTATTTATTCACTACTTCATTTCTCAAATGACACGATCTCAGTCACTCGTAatgttaaaatgattacttacaatcttaaaatatttatttttatagtcttagagtgattatttataagttataaccttaaaatgattatttacggtcttaaagtaatcaattaaagaaatgagctaattatatgACTATCTCATAGTGAGACGGTCTTCTATAAGACGAGCTTCTAtttatttacaattaaaaaggaaaaaaaaggcctttatgactttttttttttgagtaaacccTTTATGGCTTGTTGATTGGGTGGACATGGATCGGATTTGGGTTGAGTATAGTCTAGTTAGAACTAAatctaaaccctaatttttttattggattcAGACTCAGACTCAGATCCATAGGTCTAAGAAGTTTGGACCCGGATTCAGACCTTTAGGGTCGGGTGGGTGTAGGGTCTGGATCCGGgtcaaatacaatttttttcttgaaattttttaaaaaaatatatattatataattttcgaccattcgtataaaattatttaaacatcTTCAACTAACAAGAAAGTTATAATACTTTATATTAGCTTAatgaataaatatatatgaagcTTTTAAACATACAAGctcttataataaaatatttatcaagttttttaattttaaaagtataGATATTATGACAAcatttcaaattacatgaaTCGACAAAGTTTAAAATCACTTAATGTTCAAAAATATAACGAAATTCCAAATCAAACAATATTAAATTCACATGATAACTActatataattaacaaaaagatGTAAATGGGTCTATGGATTGGATTTGGGTCCTGAATTGTATGGACCCAGGACCCTAAGGTCATGGACCCAGATTAGACCCGAATTCATAGAGTCAAAAAATAGGTGGATTTAGACCTTAAAATTAGGGTCCGGTCGGGTCTAGACCCTTAGGGACTAAGACCCATGCCCAAACTGATATTAAAGggtaaaaatgattaattagttttaggaaaaattattcagAAAAATCAAAGTATCCAACCTTTTATTGATTtctctacaataatctcaatttttgagtaattatgaataattccaaTTATAATGGGTGTTTGCTAAGAATATACCAAGGTAACCTCTTACCTATATAACAAgttgttttgcataaaaaagtaaaaaaaaaaaataaataaacaaataaaaaattaaattataaaaaatttgacaaatttttaaaaattaaaaagagaaatcaagaaagtttattttttgatttgaacttttaatttttaatatttttgatttttaatattttttgttttatttttgtagcAATTAACCTGCAAAAATCGATTAATTTGGGCAAAAATGTTCTtgggtattattcatggttaatcaaaagttgagattattttagaaaaatcaataaaatgttggattattctatttttttttcttatttttatcactaattagtcaatttctctaattgttcactttaaaattgttaaGGATCACCTTAACCCACTAAATATATATGAGCAAGTCCAATAGAGATGGTATCAACACGaaatcgtctcatttaagaatttgtgctaATTCTTAAATTAGACAATCTTATGGTGAGACCATCTTTATTGAACCAACCCATGTACACATAcagttttacaattttaaagtgattaattatataaatgggttaattatatgggttgGCGTCATGGTGATCGAGACGATCTCATGGAAGAccaactaattttttatttatttttaatgggaAAACTGTATACAAGTTTAGTGGTCATATTTGTTCAACTTTAATcttctcattttctttacaaaatcaaTTCTAATGCATTATCATTTCAGGTTGATATTATGTGGcaataaaaattgtaaataaattttttttgaacaacTTTTTATTACCATGGAAATTATGACATAattcatttcattaaaatttacattgagggTGTTTGGCACACGACTGATAACTGATTATAGTGGCTGATTTAACcagctgattttattaactggttttACCAGCTATTTTTGAACCCGCTGTTATGAGtaacttgttcaaaaacaacttatttatatcaataaactgtttcaaccagctaattcaCCAAACATTAGCATTAGTTAGTTTAACCACTCAACCCTCTATTTACATCAAAATAAGCAAAAATTACATCAAAATAATTCATTCTCATTCGAGTTAGGGTAATCTGATTTGAAAGTTGAAACCATTATCAATGAGTCATGTGCAAAATACAAAGAGTATTTAAGTTGTTGGGAGAACATGATAAAGTTTCATtatcatgggaatgacatgatacatgtAATGATAATTTAAACTACAAATAATTTCCATTACCAATGCTTAGTACCAATAACCAAAAGCGTCGTAAGTTTAATGTCtactttattttcattcatgcCTTATTTCTTGAGAATTATGGATTAGCATAGTGTTTGAGGACTTTCTCTTTCATTCTTATAATTGATGTTCAATTTTTATCAGGTTGAATTAAATTTCTACATCCTCTTTATTTATAAGGATTCCCTAATCTATGTGGGAATCAAAATTATACCTTGTTTCTGTATAGTCTATAACTTGTTCATCCTACTAAGTTAGGAAGATTTAATATATGGGTGCTCAAATCATGTTAATATAATATAGAGAAATTCATGATCAAGAATGGGGCTTAAATTAGTTTATACCGATGTTAGGTCTAATCAAAGGCTTAGACTATAAGTTAATATGTTCATTTAATCTCACAATACACAAGTGAGTGTTAATTGTTTGTATCTCATTGATTAGATATTTGACCCGTTTGGTAGATGGTAATAAACgctggtaatgagaatgaaaaattagtgtaattttggttgaaaaatctcttggctatcttgatggccatgcttgtccaacttcaatcatctcattttcttcataaaattcattccgatgcattaccattgggagaggtggtattaggtggtaatgaaaatttgcaaacaaaataatttctttgtgatcaaaatttcattaccatggaaatgatatggaacttttaaagaaattttagactataaatcattctcattactaccatttagtaccactaatcaAACGGACCGTTTAAGTTTTGAAGGTACACCAATtcttaacttaattaattaagaatacAATATCTAATAGATGGTTTATAATTAATTTCGAAATGAGTATTATCAttagtttctttctactcattgTATTCAATTATTAATAGAAGGATTTGATAAATTTGTCAACTAATTATGGTTTTCTAATCCAATCACTTTTGGCAATGTAATCCAATCATGCATGGTCCACCTTTTGGATTATTTGAACATACGATcgtgtatttattatttttcagaatgTTGGAAATTAAATCTAAATGTAACTTTATATtgaaaatctgaaaaaaattGACTAATATATAAGTTTGATGAACTATTCCTTCTATCATCATAATTAGTCTTAAAATATATCGTTTATTATATTTGTGTGTAGTCAACTTTTCTCTTATCTGAATCTTATTGTGCCAAACTAATAACAAATTTGTGAcactaattatattttttaacataTGGAGTAGTATATAAGTATCATACAATGCCCTCCATAGATCAATGTTAAAATTGAGGGAAATGCTAACATAATGATCCacacttttatttttcatagaAAATCAccgtaaataatataatttttgttaatttacctataataatataatttttgattaatcatgaataataacaACTCAGAGGTATTTTTATAGAATAATACCACTTTTTGTTTGGCCATAGTTTACCTTTGTTGTTTTGTCAaattactataaataaaagttgatattatataagcaaacaaccctaaaatggtattattattagttaataAAAAATTGGTATAATTGAAGAGTAACCGGtgaaaattgtattattcacactagtttttcttttttataatatgtataaataatatacttaagaggaagatgatggaaacaaataaaaagattaatatatttttcttcCAAATCTTTACATTGTTAGAAGTATTTGATTTACATGAAGGAATTCTTCCTTAAAATTTCATTTCCGGAATTtctataaataaagaaaatattatctcATTATTTTCCTGTCTCCAATATATCTTTTTCCCTCCATTTACTTACATCCAAACGTGCATTACATATTATGACTTATAAATTTGTACGTGTTATGGGCTGATggattaaatatataaaatagacCAACTAGTTTACAGGTATATTAGAAAAATTAGTTTGAATTTATTTGTCTGGTTCAATGAGGTTAATGAAGCTTCCTTTAATTGACATATAACAACTATATACCTTACCGCGACTCTTCTATTGTTAAACGAGTCCATACAAAAGGTTAattatgctaaaagtttttGTTATTTGGCTATTTAATCAAGTATAAAACACGTCAAATAGTGAGACCgactcatacaagaatttgtgtataccttatatcaaaaaaatgtcaatactttctttatttaattcagtcccattaaatttgctatatatatatatatatatatatatatatatatatttccacATCCCattaatttcaagaatattaTAATTGATCTCCCTTCACCAAATCAAACTCCTCATTGGCCAAATAGCGGTCCCTTTTCACTCATtgcaaaatttaatataaattttatacacAATAATGTTCGTGTTTTGTTTAATTGtcattttttgaaatatataaaatgttAAAGCTAACTATtaaattagaataaaaataatacaaatgatgataaattaatacttttaagttttcaaaattttaagggTAACATACCGTCAAACATCCTACATATATTTAACTCACACAATATGTTTGGatggaagaaaatgaagaaaaagaaagaggagaaaTTTAGAGGGATGAGAAATTACTTGTTTGAATAACAAAGTGAAAGGAAAGAGATTTAGATTGGAgggatttaaaagaattaaatagATGATTTTTGTCAAAGTATTAATGTTTTCAGAATTGAAAAGATTTAAATAgtaaattttcattttggttccttttccttcccttttCTTGAAAACtaataaaagttacttttattttatttctctctctttcctttctcttcccttcatttcttttttttttcacgttaaagttgctatccaaacatagtgccAATACTTTTATTAAACATAATATTTCTAACTAGAGTTGTTCAAAATTGTCTCAGTTAATCAAAGAACGAATCTAAGTCGTCTCTACGTAAACATAACCCATatattaaatcaaaataaaaatcaaattaacctaatttaaaatatttcatgagAAACTCTAGAAATCTAAATAGACACCTCTAACAATGTTGCATCAAAAGTGCTTTTCTTCATGTTCAATTAATATTGCAAATAGGATTATAATATTCAAAATGGCCTGCCAGAAAGGGACCCATCAATCATTTgcaatataaaacaaaagtgTCATCattaaaagtattaaaaaaagtcaatcttatattgttttcctatttttttttgaatttgcatCAAGATTAAATTTAAAGGACTAAAAgaatatgtataaatatgttCCATCTCTGTATCCTTATTTCCTTCAAGCTTGATTGAACCAAATCTAGCTTCTTCTAACTTAATcctaatatttcaaaaaataaaacttaatccTAATATTCATAAACACAAAACATAAACCTATTTcccttttatttatattataatttttttcactattattaatattgctacatttttaatttttctttatatttatattttcatatttatttgcTTAATCTAATTCTGAAATTATTTTCTCTTCATAATATCCAActaaacattaataaataacaaatatttaaaCTGCTACACCAAACACGACCTATATCAAAATCGACTATGATGGAATCAGGGGCAGAATGGAGCTCGTTTAATGGAGCTAATTCTGTGAATGAAGAAGCCAATTTCATGGCTCAATTGTTTCCTAATTGTGCTCTTGATAATAGAGACGAGCTCGAATCATTGTCGGGCATGACAGGTTTGTTTTACCCGACTGATTTATCGCAAGGGAGTTGTAGTTATAGCACTAGCAGCAGCACAAGCAGTATGGTTGCATACCCATTTCAGGGAACATATTGTTTAAGTGATGCATATGAGTTTTTTTCTGTTGAATATGGTCCTACTGATTCTCCACATAAAGGGTTGAATCTAGAAATGATTGGTGGAAGGAAAAGACCACGAATTTTAGAGGTAAATTATTGTCATTTAATCGTATTGGGGTAATAAAATGTTAGTTAGGATCAATTGGaaaaacctctttgttatcatcaATTGCACTTATAAAGTCCCGACTAGGGAAAAGTCATTAAATGGCATTGagataatgaaatgttgtacgCTGAGATGATGTAAATAGTTTTTATTCATTGCTTTACAATGTCTGATTATTAGGCTAGTCAAACATATTAGGTTGGGTTGAGTTGGATTCAGGCTcgaattatatattatatataaaagcaaGTCAGAAACCAATGACCTAATTGTAACCGTTTAGTTAATTGGGTCGAAAATCACAACCCTGACCTGATATGCAGGTCGATTTGATTTCAAACCAATTTAAACTATTTAgagttttgtgtttttttattaggtttttAAACATTGACTGCAACTTATTTTCTAGgctttaattttaaacttttcgTTTAtgaattgtttattttgtatttaatatataaaaaatataagaaatattaaataaataaagttcatgttatatttattgatttaactcgaaattaattcatttaattaaatgatctATAGGTTTGTTTCAACTTTAAACTTTTGACCTTAATCTAACtcatttaattgaaaatcagttTAAAAGTTTTAATTCAAATCCACTTATTTTCAATTAGGTTTAAATTGAGTTAACAGTTCAGATGAGGTTTTGTTAGGCATACTGATTATGATGCTATATAATGTTGATGTTTCAGGAGGACAAAAGAAATATCCGGACAAAAAAGAATcagaaaaattattcaaatgatGGCAATGAAGATAACAATGGTCGTGAGACTAATAGATATAATTCAGGTAACTACTCGGAAGAAGAATGCAATGGATCTCAGGAGTTGAATGGGGTAGTTTCTTCGAGTTTGAGCTCAAAAGAGActtcaactatcagcttaaatGGTAAAACGAGAGCTAGCAGGGGTGCTGCAACTGATCCTCAAAGTTTATACGCTAGGgtaaatgactcattaaatcatgggCACTTCATATtatatacatgaaattttagAAGATGTTTATCAAGGGTCAAtcagaaataaaaatttaattatcacTAACATAAAGTAGGTGAAATGTTGATGGTATCGTCTATCCATGATGAATTAAAGATATGTGTACATTTTTATAATCATTGGAGCCCTTCCTCCCATTAGCTCTTACCATGTTAAATTtagctggacttattgtgaataataTTATCAGGGAAACTcaaagtgcacacacttcaaaAGGTAAGGAGATATCCTTTCAAAATCATATGACAATGGGAGTAAGGGTTTCAacgacttataaagtgtgcataaCATCTTTAATTCATCGTTGTAAGATAAACCATACCAACAaatgttattgttcttgttatatTGGTAATGACATTAATTGGTTTCTTTGAATCGATTTGTAGAAAAGAAGAGAACGTATAAATGAACGgttaaaaatcttacaaaaccTTGTTCCTAATGGAACCAAAGTAAGGAACTTGGCCCttgtatgtattattatttttggtcttTGCatgtataataaaattaatgtgaaTGATCTGATCATGGTTCACAGGTTGATATAAGCACAATGCTTGAAGAAGCTGTTCAATATGTCAAGTTTTTGCAGCTACAAATAAAGGTAAATTTGATGATCTCCAAGTATAATTAAGTATTTTAGCAAAAGAAAAGGAAATTATTAGACCTGTGCATTGGGCCAGACACGgaagaattattataaaaataaaaatgagcatAAATAGACTAGACGTATTCTGCATGCTTTAGTCATTTAAAACATATTCAATAAAGGGTCGATAAGGATTCCAACGGGCTCTTGCTCATTACACAACGTAATATAATATGGGTGTGTGTagtaaatacttctaatttaGCTTTTTGGATGgtcaaacaataaaaaagtGTATGATAATcgattttcaaatcaaattcaaaaaccTTCTCATTGGCCTtttgatttatgattttttttttctctaacaaaacAACCAACAACTATTTTGCCAAACATCTTCATAACAACTAGCAAATCAGCTAATATTTCTAGCATGTCATACCAACTAACAACTCCAACCAACAATTTcagttaataattatttaaatcaaaatcaagatatttaatttttttgaccatgcattttgttaatttttgatgaagataTGACAAATATATTGATGTAATTAATTCctaaaattcaatatttatgTTATGTTGCAGTTACTGAGTTCTGATGAGTTATGGATGTACGCACCTCTAGCATATAATGGAATGGACGTTGGTATTAATTCCAAGATCAAAGCTCTCCTATGATATATGCCTCATTGATTACATTTGGATCTTGTAATttcatttaaacatttttttttatcaacacTAATATTGGAGACTTGGAGTATTATgttacaatgaaaaaaaaaaaataatattttttagggTGTTGACCATttacatttaaaatttgaaaatgatacGAGAAAGAATACTTATTTTGCGTCTGATGATTTTTGCATAATAGACAGTTTTAAGGAATGTTTGTAtttatataacatatttaaGATGAGGAAATAAagtcaaacaaaatttgagtgaaacaaaaaattaaattcgttacaagaaaatattttactCCAAACTACTAGCTATCTTCCTACTACTTTACTTTTTGttaatttgactttatttttccTTAATATTTACGTCTAGCTTTATACAAGCATGCTAAATTAAAGTATACTTATTATTAACTGACGATCATTGTGGTTTATTTTTGGGTTATTTGTGATGAACTTGTCGTTTCTCGTAGAGGATGATcatgtaataatatattcattCCATTAAATTGAGAAATCTTGTACGacgtaataatatattcaataatttttttttatttgagacgAAGATTAAGAAGTAATATGAACatataaattatgtaaataatataaaaaaaaaaaaagaaaaatgagtagATGAGAATAATAAAAGCAGCTTCAATTTTCCATAAAGAAAATgttagaaaaataaagaaacaaacttaaaagaaaAGCTTGACAAACTCAAATTAGCGAAGAAAATAGTTCCAAAAATTTCAAAGGTTTTCCCTctaactaataatattattatgtatgGGCTTGTccattttcattaaaactagCATTAAATTCCAACAAAACGTACATGTACTTACTACTTTGACCCAGCTTGCAAACCTTATTCAACTTTAACAAGTTggctaaaattaaaaatttcttgatttgtaaattatcaaattataaaaaaatttaaaaaaaaataaaattttaatagatgaaagaaaattctaaaatttcttttctATCAAATCATGCCACATAAGAGTGATTTATCAAGTTAATAAATTACcgtaatttacataaataaattcGGCTCAAATTAAAAAACCTTGATTGGAAGTAGGGACCTAGCTATTAGATTGCTTTCCCTATAGATCCATCATCAACTAGATGCTCAAAGAACTACttttatttgaaataatgaCACAATGTGTTTGACAAAATAGCTTATTagataattttagtttattttgatataaaattaGAGGGTTGGATGGTCAAACCATCTAATgttaatgtttggtaaattagctggttgaaacaacttattggcacgaataagctgtttttgaacaaattgTTCATAGTAGCAAGTTCAAAATAACCTGATCCAATCAACCACTGTAATTAGCTATCAGATACCAGCTATCAGTCGTCTGCCAAATACCCCATAACAAACATATTAGTCGAATAGAAAAACATTATTTGGACATCATCATTCAAACACAATGTAACACCACCCatttgtatttttctttatCCAATGCTTAGtcagatctcacttgactatatctTATATACGAGTTAAAACATTAGGATACAATCTTGTTGCCAAATCACATACAATCCAATATTTTGGTTGATAAATGTCCCAAACTCCCAATATATGTCTAGGGGTGATTGTATAAGATCTCAAACTAACCAATCCAATAGTTGATGAGGCAGTTTGGTGGAAACAAGTCATTAGCAAGTATTAATAATTGattcaatataatatataattatgcCATTATATTTTGACAGAAATACACTGTATTGAATAAGACATGAGTATAATCTTAAGTTGCGTAAGCAGATATTTGTCTCAATATCAAGGTATATTCttgtattcttaatttttaataaaaagtcttatTCTTAAActcaaattattaattttcatttccaaaaatatatacaacaaaTTGCACGTCCTCCCAAGTTGCTAACTGGTAGGATTCTctcttttttcaaatttttttccattatttttcaaattttatttacttCCAAAAAACACCCATTTGTCTTGTAGTACCATTACATAATTCTATTATTTGTACTACATTCTCTCATCAATCATTAATATATTATACGGTGGGtccaataatatattaatttttgatttttttgattgaattttaatttttgattttttgtttgttgaAGGGATACAAGTGTttgtttagaaaaaaaaaaatacaaatagttttatatatattttttttgagtcactttttctttaagaagcaataaattattaattattaatttatactaaatatataaaaagacAATTGGCTTTGAGAAGTTGTGGTAGGCCtaagaatatataaaaaagCGAATTAGGAAGGATATAAGAGAATTGCATATATCTAATGACTTGATCAAAGATAAAACTAGTTGAAGACATCAAATTAGTGTTGAAGATCATCAACAATTATATTTGCCTTTTTATTGTTTGTGTctttatgattgttatttatatttctttggtttattttattagCATTAATACTTCTCTTGTCTTGCCAGACTTGCTATTGTCTTGTCTTAACTTTTGTTTTCATTTCCATTTCTTTCTCAAGCCAATGCTCTCATCAACTACAATCTTCTTATATTATCTCCTTCGATAATAAGTGTTGTATATATGTTATCTTCTATTACTCTTCAAAACCCGATCATTCTGTCAATGAGcaaaacatattaataataaatgataatttcaGTAACAGGCTTCAAAATTCAACTTATCAATGAATACTTTCAGTTGATTAAATAAGCGAATACCTCAGACCCAACAAACCATAAATCGtcattaattcatttttattggTATTTAAGGCAAGGAATACTTTTCCAAATACAAatttagtaatatttttttaacaccAACCGAATTTCTTAACTTCCTAGTATGAACTGTCATGGGCCCCACCCAAACTGCTTGCTAAATGGATAGAGacattaatattttcttaatcaTCCTCAACAGCTAATCATTTATAACATAAAAAATCAGATTATGACAAGGTCAACTACATTCCCATTTCTCACAatacaatacatatatatatacacacatttaTCCATTTTCATTCccttcaaattcaaaaaaaataaaaacttaatctAACATAAAACTCAATTAATTAGATAAttaatacttaattaattaattatggaGGGGGGAGAATGGAGCAATTTTAATGCTGCTGTATGTGTTAATGAAGAGGCTGATTTTATGGCCCAATTATTTCCTAAAAACTCTAATGAAGTTAATTACAATCATAATCATGATGGTTGTAAATTtagttataattataattataataatagtaatgtGGAAGGTGGATCATCATATTATTCTTGTGATTCTACCTCTAATTCACAAAATGTGTATTATTCTCAAGAAAATAATTATCACAATTATtttagtgataataataatgataatataccCATTGATTTCCTCCATTGTCATATGGATGATGATCAAAATGGAATGAATTTATTAGATTTGAATGAAGATCAGTCTGAAATAGACGAAAAGTCCAAAAATATACTCGGATCATCGGTTTTAGAGgtaagaaaattaatttaaaggtTTTCTTTTTATTCGGGGTAATTTAGAGAATGTTAGTTTAACattagcttttggttgagttggtttcttgatatGTATCAGAAGCCATCGACAAGAGATTTACGGGTTCGAATCTTAACCACCtcttatttaaagtggaatattcaaaaTCAATACCATCATTCAGGTCATTGGGTTGGTTTTTGGGTTGTGTCCATATTGTGTTTTTACatgattgtaaatcatttttgaagtcgGATCAAATCGAATTCGGTTACAACTTACAACTTACAACTTACAAGGTCGGGTAAATTTCGAACTATcgagtctgttttgaacacttcTAAGTACCAGGTATAAGGAGGGCACATGTTACATCTACACTTTTAGACCAATGGGCTCTTATGTAAGAGGGtgtattagaatatataatatattttgtagcTTAATCATCAGCTTAGCTTTTAATTGAGTTAATTTCTTGACAGAAAATTTTTACAGAAGaaatattttcatttaattactAAAGTAACTCATAATTCTCGATTAATCATTggtaattttgttttgaatgcaGGTGCATAAAggaaagaagaacaagaaagtGAAGAGAAGTGGGAGTAGTATATCATTAGTGggagatgatgatgaggaaaATAAGAGAGATGTGGTGCATAGAAGGAGTAGTAGTAGTGGGAGTTTAGAGGATGATTGCAGCTCCAAAGGGATTAGTACGACAACGACAACGACAACAGGAACCAAGACAACTCTTAATGGTAAAACGAGAGCTAGCCGAGGTTCCGCCACCGATCCTCAAAGTCTTTATGCAAGGGTACGTCCGAAATCATAGCCACATTGTATTATCCTAATTAACTTTTAGTTTGGGGTATGCTAGAGATTAATGTATATACACGATCTTATCCTAGAAATTAAAGCAAACATGTTTTCAATTGGCCCtaaacaataaatattattagCGATATTACGTGATAAaaacaactcaactaaaagtttataATGGATGAAGGTAGAATATATGTTTTATACTCTATCAATGCCTCTCATATGAGAGCCCTTTAAGATATAAAACATATCCTGAACTTTAACAATTTAACCATTTGCTTAAGCTTTTAATAAAGTTGATTCATTGACATGTTATCATAGCCAACGTGACTTTAAGGTCACATGTTTGAATCTCATTTACCTCTTATTTTAAATGGAATATTTAGCATCATGTGTGAGAAAGACATCTATTGCATCCATACTAAGTTCTAATCCAAAAGACTTGGTATAGCACGTAGCATAGGTTTCAACCATTAATTTAAACTTAgccataatatattttatactatgTTACATTACATAAATACGAA of the Amaranthus tricolor cultivar Red isolate AtriRed21 chromosome 6, ASM2621246v1, whole genome shotgun sequence genome contains:
- the LOC130816087 gene encoding transcription factor RSL2-like, whose amino-acid sequence is MEGGEWSNFNAAVCVNEEADFMAQLFPKNSNEVNYNHNHDGCKFSYNYNYNNSNVEGGSSYYSCDSTSNSQNVYYSQENNYHNYFSDNNNDNIPIDFLHCHMDDDQNGMNLLDLNEDQSEIDEKSKNILGSSVLEVHKGKKNKKVKRSGSSISLVGDDDEENKRDVVHRRSSSSGSLEDDCSSKGISTTTTTTTGTKTTLNGKTRASRGSATDPQSLYARKRRERINERLRILQSLVPNGTKVDISTMLEEAVHYVKFLQLQIKLLSSDELWMYAPIAYNGMNIGLDFPINIPR
- the LOC130816088 gene encoding transcription factor bHLH84-like, with the protein product MMESGAEWSSFNGANSVNEEANFMAQLFPNCALDNRDELESLSGMTGLFYPTDLSQGSCSYSTSSSTSSMVAYPFQGTYCLSDAYEFFSVEYGPTDSPHKGLNLEMIGGRKRPRILEEDKRNIRTKKNQKNYSNDGNEDNNGRETNRYNSGNYSEEECNGSQELNGVVSSSLSSKETSTISLNGKTRASRGAATDPQSLYARKRRERINERLKILQNLVPNGTKVDISTMLEEAVQYVKFLQLQIKLLSSDELWMYAPLAYNGMDVGINSKIKALL